DNA sequence from the Gordonia polyisoprenivorans genome:
GGGGATCCGCTCTACGGCATCCGTCGCACCTTGTTGACCCGGATCGGGTTGCTCACCGACAAGCAGAAGACCCGGCTGCGCGGTGGCCTCGATGCCCGCGAGGAACACGTGGCCGTTGCGGTAACCTACGCGATCTACCAGGAGCTGATCGATGCCTACGACCAACCCACCAAGCGGGACAGCAAGATCGCAATGTACAAGCTGCTCAAGAAGATCAAGACCGGCGTGCCCGCCGGACTATCAGAGCTGGCCCAACTCGGGCGTTCGTTGTGGTCACGACGGGCCGAGATCTTGGCCTACTTCGACACCGGCGCCTCCAACGGCCCAGTCGAAGCCATCAACGGGCGCCTCGAACACCTTCGCGGCATCGCCCTCGGATTCCGCAACCTCACCCACTACATCTTGCGGTCACTCATCCACTCCGGCCAACTGGCAGAACAACTGGACGCACTCTGAATTCGGAAGAGCCGGATATGACACCGCCCTGCCCTTTGAGGATGTGGCTGCGTACCAGAAGCGCCGGGTAAAGGATCGTTTCACTGAGGAAATGCTCGTGGATTATGCTGCGAGGCTCGGACTATATCCCATGGACGAACAGTTCTACAGCCAACAGGGCGTATTGTATTGTTAAGAACCCGATTAGAAGCGAAAGCCAGTGCATACTCCATGACTTTGGCGGAAGTCCGCGCCCATTTCGACCTGGAATAGAACTTGGTTAGGAATACTCGAATTTTGCGTTTGCAGAATCATCTACTCCGCGAACTCATGGCGGACGATGTGATACCCCGATATATCAGATAAATCCAACTGCACAATTACAATAGGTGAAACGAACTGCCGGTCGCCGTCGACAGTCAACGGAAGCGATGGGACACTCCATGACAGTGCGCTACCCAGAAATGCGGGGCCGCGTGCGAGATGCGGTGGAGATGATTGCGCACGCCTGCGATACTGACTACTGGCTCCACGAGAAGCACTACACGTCGTATCCTCCTTCGTTGTGTATTGAAATACTCTACGATGTAGACGTAGTATTTCCAGACCCGGAATACTTGGTTGGCGCTGCCATTTACGGCGACGAAGTGACAGCCTTTAAACGGCTCTTCAGGATTGACGGTGCGTGAAACAGGTTCTATCGACCACAAGATGTAGGTCGGATTTGCGGGTGTGAGCCGCGTGATGTGGGCGGGTCCTGTGGTGTGAAGATGAAAGCTCCTACACACTCATCCGAACACTCACAGGACCCATGACGCAGCGTAGCGCTATTGCCGACACGATTTGCCGCACCATCGAGTTGGGGGTGACGATCACCGATGCCGCCGTCGACGGCCAGGACCGTACCCACCTGTTCTGCCAGCTCCTGGACCCGAAGAACATGTGCCCGTCCTGCGGGCAGGCCGGGCAGTTGCGTGATCATGTCGACCGTGAGGTCGCCGATCTGCCGATCGTCGGGCATCCGACCCGGCTGCACCTGACGGTGCCCCGCTACACGTGCGGCAACGACGCCTGCGCGACGTCGGTGTTCCGGGCCGACGTGGGCGCGATCGTGGCCCCGCGTGCGCAGGTCACCCGCCGTACCACCACCTGGATCATGCGGTCGATGATCTGCGACAAGATGTCGGTCACCGCGGCGGCGGCCGCGGTGGGGTTGAGCTGGAACACCGTCAACACCCTGGCGTGTGAGGCGGCGAAGACGCTGGCCGCCGCACCCGCACGCCTGGCCGGCGTCCGCGTATTAGGCGTGGATGAACACAAGTGGAAACATGTTCGCGGCCAGGGTGATCCGAGTTTCGTGACGGTACTGGTCGACCTGACCCCAATCGTGGACGGTACCGGTCCGGCCCGGTTGTTGGATATGGTCGCCGGGTGCTCCAAAGCCGCGTTGAAGGACTGGCTCGACGCGCGTGATCCGGCGTTCCGCGACCGTATCCGGGTGGTCACGATGGACGGGTTCACCGGCTACCGCACCGCCACCGCCGAATCCCTCGACAAGGCACGGGCAGTGATGGACCCCTTCCACGTCGTACACCTCGCCGCAGAGAAACTCACCCTGTGTCGTCAACGCGTGCAACAGGATACGTGCGGACATCGAGGCCGCAGCGGGGATCCGCTCTACGGCATCCGCCGCACCCTGCTGACCCGGATCGGGCTGCTCACCGATAACCAGAAAACCCGCCTACGCACGGGCCTGGACGCCCGGGAGGAGCACGTGGCGGTGGCCATCACCTACGCGATCTATCAGGATCTGATCGACGCTTACGACCAGTCCAACAAGCGGGACGGGAAGATCGCGATGTACAAGCTGCTCAAACGTATCCATACCGGCCTACCCGCCGGCCTCGCCGAGGTAGCGCAACTCGGACGGTCGTTGTGGGCCCGACGTGCCGAGATCCTCGCCTACTTCGACACCGGCGCCTCCAACGGCCCCGTCGAAGCCATCAACGGGCGCCTCGAGCACCTCCGGGGTATCGCACTCGGGTTCCGCAACCTCAAGCACTACATCTTGCGGTCACTCATCCACTCCGGCCAACTCGCAGAAAGCCTGAATGCACTCTGAATTAGGAAGAGCCCTTTAAACGTCTACTCGTAGAATACGATCCGGTGGTGGAGGCCTACGATGCAAACGACGGCGCTGGACACGTTCGCGACCCGCGGTGGCCGGCAGTCGAGGTAGCGGCCCGGGACGTACTTCGACAAATGTCAATGAACGACAGAAAGCGAACGCCATGAATACAATTCTCGACAGGGACAAGGCACGATCACAACACCACCGTCCGGTCGACAATTCCTCGCTCTACCGAGCCGGCAACTGGTAATCAAGCAAACTGATCAGGAGCTCCTCGATGACGGACAATCCCGACCACGCCGAGCAGCTAGACTTTATTGAACAAATGGCTCGCCGGTTCAGACCGATTCATGACGCATTTCTCAATCGAAAGGAAGAGTTCGAAGAAGATGGTCTCGACGTACCGGTTTACATGATCCTTGCAGACACTGCATCCTGATCGATAGGAACGTGGAGACTGATCCGGCAGGTGTATCCGAAGTGCTCTCTGCTTTCGACTCCGCGTACTCAGAAAACAACCTCACGATCCGCGCTCTGATCGGCATGGGTTTAGTTGAGAGCCTTCCGAGAGCATCAAACGAACGAGGCCGGAAAGTACGGGAACTCGCCGGATGCAACATCAGGAGACTCATGGACGTGTGTTCCAGGAGCGGAGCTGTATTCGAGAAGGACTTGCACTAGTCGATGAATTATCCAGATGATCTAGAAGTTCCGGAGAAACAGTTCGCCTCAGTATCAACGGAGGATGACGGTTGAAGGCAGAAATAAAGAGTTGGTATAGCACGAATGTCGACGTCACTACTTATCAGTCGCAAGACCCCGATAGTGATGCCGTTTGGGTGCGGATTCTGTGCGGCCCTCCTGGGGAGCCCGGCGAGGAGTCTTTCGACATCCTCGTGTGCACACCCGACTCACTGAAGCCGGAGCTTGAGACCGGCGGCCCACTGATTGGCCGACATATCCTGCTGCAGAGTCGGCTCGACCTCGCTGCCGCGTACAAGTTCGTCGATGAGTACGTTTGTGGCGTCGAGGGGGAAGACTGGACTGAAGTGGCCGAGAAGATTGCCCGCGTAGGCAAGTGGGAGTTCGAAGACTACCGCACATAGGCAATCCGGGAGCTTCAGCAGGCAGCCGGCTATCTGGCGCTCGTCGTTGATCACCTCAGTCCATATGCTCAATCACTCCGTGTGGCACGAACCGCCGACAGACAAGTACCGCGAATCCGGGGACGCGGTTGTTGACAAGTTTCAATCGCTAGACGAAGCACTGGTCTTTCCGCCAGGTCAAGCGGAGTTGTATCGAGTCCGTACGATCCCCGATGTTGCTGGCCGCATCTGGGAGAAGATCCGTCAGAGTTGTTAGAGGCGTACCGTCATTCACTTGGTCAGTAGAACGGCTGGGAGCGTCAATTCCGAAGGGAATGAACGAAAATGAATATCAAGGATGACTTATGCCGGGTATAGGAGCAAGAGGCTGGCGCGAACTCGCCGTCGGCGCTGCTGAGATTCTGGGTGAGGAGTGGGTGCTCGCGGGCAAAGGCGCCTCGACGCGGTTGGTTCGGGCGCCCGTCGGTTGGTGGCTGCAGTTTGTCGGCTACGAAGACACCCGCCTGGGCAGGCTCATCGCTTACAACACGTTCCTGGGCCGGCCACCTCACGCTTCGCAATCGGGTGACGGGCCGCCAACGATTAGCGATCATTTCATCATGCCGAACGACAGTTACCCGCGACCGTTTGAAGAGATGCAGACTCCTCAGATGGTTGCCGAATGGATCACGGCTGTGACGCATGAGTGTTTCTCGCGGCGCACTAGTGACCTGCCGGTGCAAATGAACGAGCTGGAGGATGTCCGAGTCTCTTGGGAATCTTCCGACATCGACCCATTTGAAGGTGCGGCACTGCAATGGTTGGTGTCGATGCGAGTGGTGTGCGGGTCGCGTTCGCGTGACGAATTGCTCGACGATATCGATGCGGTATTAGCTGATCGTTTCCTCGAGGCGAATATGCCGTATGCGTCGACGCGGAAGAATCCGCGTACCTATCAGGAGTACTTCACCGCGTTGCGGGCTGCGGTGGCCAGTGGTGATCGAGGTGCGGTCGAGACAGTGATCCGGGAGGCCCGCACCGATAGCTTGCGGTTGCTGGGAGTTCCGGATGAAGCGATCGGTGATGTGGTGTTCCCGGAACCGCAGGTGTCGCTATGAGTCCTACGGCACCGTCGTCATCGCCGATGTCCCGGATGAGGATGCGGCGCAGCGGTTATCCGATCAGTTCCGCGAGGTGTTGGGCCGTACGTTCACTCGGCGTACTCATCTGCCGTTCCCGATGCGAAACCCGCTCGATGACACCGAAATCGAGATCGATGCCGGCGACTCGTCGGTTCGGGTGACGCTGCTGGTCAACGGGGCGGTCGCGGCAGGCACTGCCGCGGAGGTGTTCACGGGTATGGGCGCTGGACGAGCGGTGATGTGCGAAGACGGCGACGAATGGGGGGTGACGGTATCGGGCTCGCGACTGACCGACGGCGATGCCGAGTGCGTCTACCGCGCCTACCTGCCGGCCGACGACGGTGCCATCGACGACCAGGCGGCCGGCCGCGTCGTAACGGGCCCAACGGCCGCTACCAAACTGGCTGAGCTGTTCGGCACGGACCCCGACCCGGTCCGAGCACTCGATGCCGACCCCACTCCGATCACAGACGGCATCGGCTACATCGCCGACCCGTTCCTGCCGTGGCTACACAACCTCGATCTCGACTGGCCGGAATTCTGACCCTCATCACGATATTTCAGCTTCTTCGTATTCAGGCAAGCTCGGGTGCGATCGGACCAATCGGCCCCTGCGTCAACGTTGCGCATTCACGATCTCGGCGAACTTGGGCAGCAGCGTCCGGTTCCAAGACCGTTCGATTCCGTTGCGCGCAAACCTCTGATAGCGGTCCTCGGTATCGAAACCGCTCATCTGCCAGAACAATCGAGCGCCGCGGCCATGGGGCATCAGTCGGTAATCCATCATCCATCGCAGCGGCGGCTTTCCTCGGAGGTCGGTCCAGCTGTACGCAAGGTGGTGGGGTTCGTCAGCCACGACGACCTGGCAAGCCATCTCGGCATCCGGTTTGTCCGGAACCGCCACTTGAACAATGAAGGTCGTCCCCACCACAGGCTCAAAGCCGGTTGTGGGCGCCAGCCACTCGGCGATGAGATCCGGCCGTGTCAGGACGCGCCAGGCAACCTCGGGAGAACGCTCGACGAACACGGCGAGGTCGATCATCGATGGGTCCGGCTCCGAAACATCGAACACGACACAACCGTAGGTGCCTCGGCCCGGTCGGCGCCAGGTCCCCGAATCAGCGAGTAATGCGCGCCTGGTTCAGTGGTGCATCGGGTTGCGGACCCGAACCAGCCGGCGCTCGTAGCCGTCAGCCGACCAACACTCTCTCCTCCCCCCGGATGTCGGCCGGGAGATCCTCGTGGGCGTCGCCGAGCCCGAGATGCTCACGCAGGGTCGCTCCCTCGTATTCGCGTCGGAACAGTCCGCGGCGCTGCAATTCGGGCACCACGTAGTCGACGAAGTCGTTGAACGTTCCCGGTGTCTGAGCACTGGACACGATGAACCCGTCGGCCTCTCCCCCGGTGAAGGACGCCTCGATCTGGTCGGCCACGTCGGTGGCGGTACCCACGAACTGCGGCAGCAGCACGCCCTGGGCGTAGAGCTTGCCGATGTCGCGCAGCGTCAGGCTGTCGCGGTGGCTGAGCCTGCGTGCAACCTCGAACAGTCCCTGCGTACCGCTCACCCTCACGTCCTCGACGGGTGCGTCGAGGTCGTACTGCGAGAAGTCGTGGTCGGTGTGCACCGACAGCGTGATCAGACCGGAGATCGGGTCGGCGAGCTCATTGTGGAATGCCTGCTTCTCGCGGGCGATCGACTCGGTCTCGCCGATGAACGGAATGAACGACGGGAACACCTTCACATGGTCGGGATTGCGACCAAAGTTCACGACGCGCGATTTCACGTCGTCGTAGTAGGCGCGCCGGCCCTCCGGGGTCGGATCGATCTCGAAGATCGCCTCGGCCCACCGGGCAGCGAAGTTCTTACCCGTCTCCGACGATCCCGCCTGGATCAAGACCGGTCGATGTTGCGGCGAGCGCGGCTGATTGAGCGGCCCGCGGGTGCGGTAATGCTCGCCGATGTGGTCGACGGGATGGATCTTGGTCGGGTCCGCCCACACGCCGGTCACCTTGTCGGCGGTCACCGCGTCGGCGTCCCAGCTCGACCACAGTTTGATGGCCGTCGAGACGAATTCCTCGGCTCGTGCGTAGCGCTCCTCATGGTCGACGTGCGCGTCATGACCGAAGTTGCGGGCCTCTGCCTGCGTCAACGATGTGACGATGTTCCACGCGATCCGGCCCCGCGTCAGATGATCGAGCGAGCCGAAGACGCGTGCCAGCTCATACGGGTGAAAGTACGTGGCGGACTTGGTAACCGCGATGCCGAGTCGGCTGGTGACCGCGGCCAGCGACGCAGCGACAAGACTGGGGTCGATCGTCGCAGCAGCCTGCGTACCGCGACGGAACGGTTCGGACTGATCACCGCCGAAGCGATCCGGCGCGGCCAGGAGATCGGCGAAAAACGCGAAATCGAACTTGCCGCGCTCCAGGATGCGCCCCACCCGATGGTAGTGCTCAGGTCCGAAATAGTCGGTCTCCGAACCGGGATGACGCCACGCCGCATGCGAATGGGTGACGGGTGAGGCGATCAGGAAGCCGCCGAGATGCAGCTGTCGGGTCATGGGGAGTCCTTGTGCGTCGAAAGCGATTACGCGCCCCAGTCAATCGATCAGCCCCGCCTGCGCCCAGGTTTGTGATCTAAGTGATCGCATCGACCAACCTGGCTGCACCTGTGGGTCGTACCTGCGAGACGACAAGATGGAAGCTCGCCGCCGAGGAGTCATCGACGGCGGCGGCGCCTGTCCAACGCCGCAACGCGCATACCAACGAAGCCCGGGTCAACGCCTGCCGACCGAGTCCCATAGCGAAACCCACTGCGCGACATCGAGGTCCCGCGGCAAAGCGTTCGGGGGGATCAACGCTGCGCGCAGCTCGCCGGCAACCTCACGACCACCGCCGCGGCGGCGCAGAATGGCCGCAAGGCCACGACCCCGGCCGGTGAAGACGTCACCAACGAACCGTTCGTAACGACGTCGGTCGTGGGGATCGATCAGCGGCCGACGGCGGCGTGTGATGGTGAGGATTCCGCCGTCGACGGTGGGTGCCGGACGAAAAGCGCGGGCCGGAACACGGCCTTGCAGCGCGAAGTCGAACCACGGCGCCGCTTGCGCCGTCATCATGGTGGCACCCCCGATGCCCGCGCGGCGTCGTGCCACCTCCCACTGCACCAACAGAACGGCGTCCGTCCAGGTGTTGTTGCCGAGAAGTCTGCGCAGGATGGCGGTGGTCAGATGGAACGGAATGTTGCCCACGACCACCGGCACGTCGATGACGTGGCTGAGCACATCGGCATGCTGCGCGCGGATGTGCGGAAACCGTTGCTGCAGAGACTGTATGAGGTGGGCGTCGATGTCGATGGCAGTCAGCGGCCGGTCGAGGGCGGCCAGATGAGCGGTGAGCGCGCCACCGCCTGAGCCGATTTCGAGGATGGGCCCGTGGGTGATGTCGACGAGACCGACGATGCGTTGGATGGTTGGCTGGTGGACGAGGAAGTTCTGTCCGAGCTCATGGCGTCCGCCATGAGATGAGGAGATGGGCACGGTGCGCTCCAGCGTGGATCGTGACGTGAAGCACCCCGGCAGCGGCGGATGAACCGCACACGGCGATGATCTCGCGGCCGAGGTGGATGGACATCTCGGTCGACGGCGCGAGAAAAAGATGATGAGTCGTCGCGCCGTCAGGCGAGACGCAGCCGACCCATGTTCGTGTTGAGCGCCGACGACGGCGCGCTGTTCAGCGTTCCCATGGCGGCGACTGTAGTCGCCCACGGGCACCACCCGCGACAGCTTTTCCGCCGCGGCATGGGCCGGATGTACCGGCAGGCCAGTGCCCGCCACCCCTACCATGTGACCATGGGCGAAACCGATAAAGACGACATCTTGGTGGGCCATCCCGAGCGAGAGCGGGCGATCGGCCTCCTCAACGACGCCTTCTCGTCGGGGTATCTCGACGTCGCAGCATTCGAGGAACGCTCGGGCGCGGTGTATTCGGCACGCAACCGCGGCGAGCTCCGTGCGACCGTCGACGGGCTGCCCACTGCGGCGGTGCTGTTCCCCGACGAGCAGACGACCGCCTCGGAGTCATTCGCGATGACTGCTCCGATGCAGCTCGACGCGAACTGGGAGACCGTGCGCCGCAAGGGCGTGTGGGAGGTACCGCCACGCATCCTCGTCACCGGGTCGATGGGTACGGCCGATCTCGATTTCACCAGCGCCGTCTTCCTTGGGCCGGCCCTCGACCTGGAGGTGCAGGTGTCGGCCACGAGCGTGAAGCTCAAGCTGGGGCGCAATCAAGAGATCCGCTATCCGGACCTATCGAGGTCAGGATGGTCGTCGATCAAGGACAAGGCCGGATCACCGTCGCAGCTTGGCGGACCGATCATCACCGTGTCCGGATCGATCTCGGGGATGTCCGGCCTCTACGTCAAGCGTTCGTGAATTCGCGCGGCCGGGCTGCGAAAAGAGGCGTCGGAGTCCCACTCAGGCGCCGAGAAACCCGGCGACGGCCATCCGCGCGCGTGGCGAACTCATCACGGTGACGTGGCCGCGGCGCGGGACCATCAGCAACGTGCTGTGCGGAATGAGTCGCTCTGTCTCGGAGAACAATTCGGCGTCGTAGAAGCGGTCTCGACGGCCGCCAACGATGAGAGTGCGGGCCTTGATCGTCGGCGCCTTCGCGAGGTCGAAGCCGTCCTCGGCGCGAATCGTGGTCACGAGATCCGCAGCCGCCGCGTCGTCCATCATGCGGTGCGCCCCCAGCCATCCCGCGCCATAGGCCAGCGTCCGCGTGCCTCGCGGCACCAGATCGGCGACCGTCATCGCCATGGCCCGCCGATTCTCGCCACGTTCGACGAGGTCGCCGACAGCTGCCTGGAACTCTCGCGTCGATGCGCTGAGCCGGCAGCCGGTGCTGACGAGGATCAGCCGGTCAACGAGATCGGGGTGGTCGGCGGCGAGTTGCTGCGCGATGCTGCCGCCGGTCGACTCCCCCAGGACCTCCGCCGGCCCATCGAGGTGATCGCGTAGCGACTCGGCGAGGTCGTCGGCCATCTCACTCATCGTCATTGGCGACCGGAGGCCGGGACGACGGTTGATGACGATCAACTGTCGACCGGTGACCTCGCGTAGCGGCGCACACGAGCCCCGGACAAAGCCATCGCCGGTGATCCCCGTGGACGGGGTCAGTCCGGTGAGTACCACCAGCGGTGGGCCCGAGCCGATGACGGCGGCGGGATACCGGCCGATGAGTTCTCTGGTGAAGGAGGCCATGACAATTGACGATAGGCTTCGAAGTTTCGCATCTGCTGTGAGTTTGCTCCGAGCCCGGGCCGCAGTGCTCGCCCGCGGTCATGTGCCACTGGTGTGTCTGCCACACAGACGACATGTGGTCCGGAATGTGGGATCATTGTCGGCAACTCCGCAGCTCAACGCCCTAAAGCATCTGGAGTGCCCATGGATGCCGGCCACTTGTCCGCCACGATAGAACGGATCTATGCCGCCGGCACGGCCGCCGAGAGTTGGCACGATGCGCTCTCGGCCGTCTACGCCCTCGTCGGAGCGACCGGCGGCGGGATCATCCGTACGGATGCGGCCGGTTCTCGCGCGATCATGGCGTCGATGCTCGAACCCGGCGCGGTGACGGAGTACATGGACCATTACGCACCGCTCGACCATGTCGTCGCCGAGGTCGAGGCCGGCCCCATCGGGGTTCCCCTCTCGGGTGCCGACCTCATCTGGCCGCACACCGATACCGAGTTCTACGCCGATTGGGTGCGACGCAACGGCATGGGCGACGGGATAATCGTCCGCGTCGACCGATCCACCACATTCGTATGCGCCCACGAACGTCGGGACGATCCCTTCGCCACCCGCGAGCGGATCGCCGCAGTGGCGCTCCTCTCCCCTCACCTGCGACGGGCCATTGCGATCGGGGCACGAACCGTCGGACTGGGCGAGCTCGACCCGAGCCTGCCGTCGGCCCTCGACGCCGTCGACCGAGCGGTGCTGGTGCTGCGCGCCGACGCCGAGGTCGAGTTCGCGAACCCGGCCGCACACACGCTCGTCGGCAAGGCCGACGGGTTGCGCGTCGATCCGTCAGGCCGACTCGTCGCCGCCCCGCGCGCCTACGGCGAGTTCCGCACCGCCCTCGACCAGGCCACCACCACGCACGGCATCCGACGCGGCTCGGGTGTGGTGATCCCGAGGCCGTCCGGTCGCCGACCGCTCGTGGCCGCCGTTTCACCGCTGGCCGGACAGGGCTCGGTGCTCCGAGCGCTCGTCGTCGTGATCGACGCCGAGCTCGACAACACGTCGTATGCACCCGAGCCGCTGCGACAGTGCTTCGGTCTCACCGACACCGAGGCTCGGGTGGCGGCGCTGCTTGCCGCCGGCCTCGACCTCACCGAGATCGCCGACCGCTTGCACGTGGCCCGCTCCACGATCCGAACCCACCTGCAGCATGTGTTCGACAAGACCAACACCTCGCGGCAGGCCGAACTCGCGGTGCTCGCCGCCCGCCTTGCGTACACGCCATCAGGAGCGAACACCTCATCTAAATGACGGAGGCGCCGGACATCGGACCAATGGTGCGATTGTCCGACAACCCTTGCTGCTCACCGTCACCCCCGGAGGCACCATCATGGCCCAACCTTCTTCGGCCCCAACACAATCGACAGGCGCGTCTCGTGAACACCCGCATGTCCGGCGCCGCCACGACACCGATCCGAGCGGGTTACCACCACCGCCGCGCTGTCGACTCTCGGGAATGCGACGTATCAAGGAATTGCGCGCTCTGCACAACGGCCAGGAGGTCTTGCGTGACGCCGGCGGCGACGTGACGAACGTCGGCGTCGGCCCGGCCTGGCTGGCCGCGCCGATGGTCTTGGTGACCTCGCCGGCGAGAACCTCTTCGACATGACGCAGGACCGCTGGCTGCCTGGGAGAACCCGCTGACCTTCGATCCGGACCGGTTCGTCTCCGCGCGCGCCAAACAGCTCGACCGCTGGCAGTATCTGCCGTTCGGTGCGGGTCCGCGCTCGTGCATCGGCGATCATTTCGCCATGCTCGAGGCGACGTTGGCACTCGCCACCATCATCGGACAGGTGGAGATCGTGTCCACCCGAGAGGACTTCCCCCTCACCGTCCCATTCACGATGGTGGCCGCCGAGCCGGTACCGGCCCGCATCGTCCGACGTCGGGCTGCCGCGACAATGCTGTGGTGAGACGCGCGGCGAACTCCCGCGGGGCATCGGCACTGACATGAATATGCTTCGGGGCCAGCGGCATCGGG
Encoded proteins:
- a CDS encoding SRPBCC family protein, which encodes MFDVSEPDPSMIDLAVFVERSPEVAWRVLTRPDLIAEWLAPTTGFEPVVGTTFIVQVAVPDKPDAEMACQVVVADEPHHLAYSWTDLRGKPPLRWMMDYRLMPHGRGARLFWQMSGFDTEDRYQRFARNGIERSWNRTLLPKFAEIVNAQR
- a CDS encoding Imm8 family immunity protein, which encodes MKAEIKSWYSTNVDVTTYQSQDPDSDAVWVRILCGPPGEPGEESFDILVCTPDSLKPELETGGPLIGRHILLQSRLDLAAAYKFVDEYVCGVEGEDWTEVAEKIARVGKWEFEDYRT
- a CDS encoding DUF1707 SHOCT-like domain-containing protein; amino-acid sequence: MGETDKDDILVGHPERERAIGLLNDAFSSGYLDVAAFEERSGAVYSARNRGELRATVDGLPTAAVLFPDEQTTASESFAMTAPMQLDANWETVRRKGVWEVPPRILVTGSMGTADLDFTSAVFLGPALDLEVQVSATSVKLKLGRNQEIRYPDLSRSGWSSIKDKAGSPSQLGGPIITVSGSISGMSGLYVKRS
- the erm gene encoding 23S ribosomal RNA methyltransferase Erm — encoded protein: MSSSHGGRHELGQNFLVHQPTIQRIVGLVDITHGPILEIGSGGGALTAHLAALDRPLTAIDIDAHLIQSLQQRFPHIRAQHADVLSHVIDVPVVVGNIPFHLTTAILRRLLGNNTWTDAVLLVQWEVARRRAGIGGATMMTAQAAPWFDFALQGRVPARAFRPAPTVDGGILTITRRRRPLIDPHDRRRYERFVGDVFTGRGRGLAAILRRRGGGREVAGELRAALIPPNALPRDLDVAQWVSLWDSVGRR
- a CDS encoding ISL3 family transposase → MTQRSAIADTICRTIELGVTITDAAVDGQDRTHLFCQLLDPKNMCPSCGQAGQLRDHVDREVADLPIVGHPTRLHLTVPRYTCGNDACATSVFRADVGAIVAPRAQVTRRTTTWIMRSMICDKMSVTAAAAAVGLSWNTVNTLACEAAKTLAAAPARLAGVRVLGVDEHKWKHVRGQGDPSFVTVLVDLTPIVDGTGPARLLDMVAGCSKAALKDWLDARDPAFRDRIRVVTMDGFTGYRTATAESLDKARAVMDPFHVVHLAAEKLTLCRQRVQQDTCGHRGRSGDPLYGIRRTLLTRIGLLTDNQKTRLRTGLDAREEHVAVAITYAIYQDLIDAYDQSNKRDGKIAMYKLLKRIHTGLPAGLAEVAQLGRSLWARRAEILAYFDTGASNGPVEAINGRLEHLRGIALGFRNLKHYILRSLIHSGQLAESLNAL
- a CDS encoding alpha/beta fold hydrolase, with translation MASFTRELIGRYPAAVIGSGPPLVVLTGLTPSTGITGDGFVRGSCAPLREVTGRQLIVINRRPGLRSPMTMSEMADDLAESLRDHLDGPAEVLGESTGGSIAQQLAADHPDLVDRLILVSTGCRLSASTREFQAAVGDLVERGENRRAMAMTVADLVPRGTRTLAYGAGWLGAHRMMDDAAAADLVTTIRAEDGFDLAKAPTIKARTLIVGGRRDRFYDAELFSETERLIPHSTLLMVPRRGHVTVMSSPRARMAVAGFLGA
- a CDS encoding helix-turn-helix transcriptional regulator produces the protein MDAGHLSATIERIYAAGTAAESWHDALSAVYALVGATGGGIIRTDAAGSRAIMASMLEPGAVTEYMDHYAPLDHVVAEVEAGPIGVPLSGADLIWPHTDTEFYADWVRRNGMGDGIIVRVDRSTTFVCAHERRDDPFATRERIAAVALLSPHLRRAIAIGARTVGLGELDPSLPSALDAVDRAVLVLRADAEVEFANPAAHTLVGKADGLRVDPSGRLVAAPRAYGEFRTALDQATTTHGIRRGSGVVIPRPSGRRPLVAAVSPLAGQGSVLRALVVVIDAELDNTSYAPEPLRQCFGLTDTEARVAALLAAGLDLTEIADRLHVARSTIRTHLQHVFDKTNTSRQAELAVLAARLAYTPSGANTSSK
- a CDS encoding LLM class flavin-dependent oxidoreductase, translating into MTRQLHLGGFLIASPVTHSHAAWRHPGSETDYFGPEHYHRVGRILERGKFDFAFFADLLAAPDRFGGDQSEPFRRGTQAAATIDPSLVAASLAAVTSRLGIAVTKSATYFHPYELARVFGSLDHLTRGRIAWNIVTSLTQAEARNFGHDAHVDHEERYARAEEFVSTAIKLWSSWDADAVTADKVTGVWADPTKIHPVDHIGEHYRTRGPLNQPRSPQHRPVLIQAGSSETGKNFAARWAEAIFEIDPTPEGRRAYYDDVKSRVVNFGRNPDHVKVFPSFIPFIGETESIAREKQAFHNELADPISGLITLSVHTDHDFSQYDLDAPVEDVRVSGTQGLFEVARRLSHRDSLTLRDIGKLYAQGVLLPQFVGTATDVADQIEASFTGGEADGFIVSSAQTPGTFNDFVDYVVPELQRRGLFRREYEGATLREHLGLGDAHEDLPADIRGEERVLVG